Proteins found in one Pagrus major chromosome 20, Pma_NU_1.0 genomic segment:
- the adrb1 gene encoding beta-1 adrenergic receptor, protein MGDGGASSLVNLQNGSAGSGASDAPGSAASEQWMAGMSLVMALIVLCIVFGNILVIVAIAKTQRLQTLTNVFIVSLASADLIMGLLVVPFGAALEVRGSWQYGSFFCEFWISVDVLCVTASIETLCVIAIDRYVAITSPFRYQSLLTKARAKAVVCVVWAISALVSFLPILMHWSRDSVDTACYDDPECCDFVTNRAYAISSSIISFYIPLLVMIFVYARVYREAKKQLRKIDKCEGRFHNTLTGLTSKCKKRPSKILALREQKALKTLGIIMGTFTLCWLPFFIVNVVRVFSAEVVDKDLFVFLNWLGYVNSAFNPIIYCRSPDFRKAFKRLLCCPRQADRRLHISSCDLSRCSGGFVSALEPGTLGMWTECAGLDNSDSSLVGTAKLSHSESQL, encoded by the coding sequence ATGGGGGACGGCGGCGCATCCTCGCTGGTGAACCTGCAGAATGGCTCCGCTGGGAGCGGCGCGTCGGACGCACCGGGCTCCGCCGCGTCCGAGCAGTGGATGGCGGGGATGAGCCTGGTGATGGCTCTGATCGTCCTGTGCATCGTGTTCGGGAACATCCTGGTCATCGTGGCCATAGCCAAGACGCAGCGGCTGCAGACGCTCACCAATGTGTTCATCGTGTCTCTGGCGAGCGCGGACCTCATCATGGGGCTGCTGGTGGTGCCGTTTGGCGCCGCGCTGGAGGTGCGCGGCTCGTGGCAGTACGGCTCCTTTTTCTGCGAGTTCTGGATCTCCGTGGATGTCCTGTGCGTCACCGCCAGCATCGAGACCCTGTGTGTCATCGCCATAGACAGGTACGTGGCCATCACCTCGCCTTTCCGCTACCAAAGCCTGTTAACCAAAGCTCGGGCCAAAGCGGTGGTGTGCGTGGTTTGGGCCATCTCTGCGCTCGTCTCCTTCCTGCCCATCCTGATGCACTGGTCCCGGGACAGCGTGGACACAGCGTGCTACGACGACCCTGAATGTTGCGACTTTGTCACCAACAGGGCATATGCCATCTCCTCATCCATCATATCTTTCTACATTCCTCTTCTGGTCATGATATTTGTTTACGCCCGCGTGTACAGGGAGGCGAAAAAGCAGCTGAGGAAGATCGACAAGTGCGAGGGCAGGTTTCACAACACCTTAACCGGACTGACCTCCAAGTGCAAGAAGAGGCCGTCCAAAATCCTGGCGCTCAGGGAGCAGAAGGCGCTCAAGACGCTGGGCATCATCATGGGGACGTTCACCCTGTGCTGGCTGCCTTTCTTCATAGTCAACGTGGTGCGGGTGTTTAGCGCAGAGGTGGTGGACAAGGATCTTTTCGTGTTCCTGAACTGGCTAGGGTACGTGAACTCAGCGTTTAACCCCATCATTTACTGCCGGAGCCCGGACTTCAGGAAGGCTTTCAAGAGGCTGCTGTGCTGCCCGAGGCAAGCCGACCGCCGGCTGCACATCAGCTCCTGCGACCTGTCGCGGTGCTCCGGCGGGTTCGTGTCCGCTCTGGAGCCCGGCACGCTGGGGATGTGGACGGAATGCGCCGGCTTGGACAACAGCGACAGCAGCCTGGTGGGGACCGCGAAGCTGTCTCACTCTGAATCCCAGCTGTGA